A window of the Hordeum vulgare subsp. vulgare chromosome 5H, MorexV3_pseudomolecules_assembly, whole genome shotgun sequence genome harbors these coding sequences:
- the LOC123398535 gene encoding 1-aminocyclopropane-1-carboxylate oxidase 1-like: MASTLSFPIIDMGLLRGEERPAAMNLLQDACENWGFFQVLDHGISTELMDEVEKMTKEHYKRVREQRFLEFASKTLEDGGGKAAENLDWESTFFVRHLPEPNIAEIPDLDDEYRRVMKRFASELERLAERLLDLLCENLGLEKGYLTRAFRGSKGVPTFGTKVSSYPPCPRPDLVKGLRAHTDAGGIILLFQDDRVGGLQLLKDSEWVDVPPTRHSIVVNLGDQLEVITNGRYKSVLHRVVAQTDGNRMSIASFYNPASDAVIFPAPALAEAAGGAYPKFVFEDYMKLYVRHKFEDKEPRFEAFKSVERQQSSNLIATA; the protein is encoded by the exons ATGGCATCGACATTGTCATTCCCGATCATCGACATGGGTCTGCTCCGCGGGGAAGAGCGGCCGGCGGCGATGAACCTTCTGCAGGATGCATGCGAGAACTGGGGCTTCTTCCAG GTTCTGGACCACGGCATCTCGACGGAGCTGATGGACGAGGTGGAGAAGATGACCAAGGAGCACTACAAGAGGGTGCGCGAGCAGAGGTTCCTCGAGTTCGCGAGCAAGACgctggaggacggcggcggcaagGCGGCGGAGAACCTGGACTGGGAGAGCACCTTCTTCGTGCGCCACCTCCCGGAGCCCAACATCGCCGAGATACCCGACCTCGACGACGAGTACAGGCGGGTGATGAAGCGGTTCGCGTCGGAGCTGGAGAGGCTGGCGGAGCGGCTGCTGGACCTGCTCTGCGAGAACCTCGGCCTCGAGAAAGGGTACCTCACGCGGGCGTTCCGTGGCTCCAAGGGCGTCCCCACCTTCGGCACCAAGGTCAGCAGCTACCCGCCGTGCCCGCGCCCGGACCTCGTCAAGGGCCTCCGCGCCCACACCGACGCCGGCGGCATCATCCTGCTCTTCCAGGACGACCGCGTCGGCGGGCTCCAGCTGCTCAAGGACAGCGAGTGGGTGGACGTGCCGCCCACGCGCCACTCCATCGTCGTCAACCTCGGCGACCAGCTGGAGGTGATCACCAACGGCAGGTACAAGAGCGTGCTCCACCGCGTGGTCGCGCAGACCGACGGCAACCGGATGTCCATCGCCTCCTTCTACAACCCGGCCAGCGACGCCGTCATCTTCCCGGCGCCGGCGCTggcggaggcggccggcggggcgtACCCCAAGTTCGTGTTCGAGGACTACATGAAGCTGTACGTGCGCCACAAGTTCGAGGACAAGGAGCCCAGGTTCGAGGCCTTCAAGTCCGTGGAGAGGCAGCAGAGCTCCAACCTCATCGCTACCGCTTAG
- the LOC123398536 gene encoding 1-aminocyclopropane-1-carboxylate oxidase 1-like: MAPASSFPIIDMGLLAGGGEERPAAMDLLHDACENWGFFQVLDHGISTELMDEVERMTKGHYKRVREQRFLEFASKTLEDGGGRAAENLDWESTFFVRHLPEPNIAEIPDLDDEYRRVMKRFASELETLAERLLDLLCENLGLEKGYLTRAFRGSKGVPTFGTKVSSYPPCPRPDLVKGLRAHTDAGGIILLFQDDRVGGLQLLKDGEWVDVPPTRHSIVVNLGDQLEVITNGRYKSVLHRVVAQTDGNRMSIASFYNPASDAVIFPAPALAEAAGGAYPKFVFEDYMKLYVRHKFEDKEPRFEAFKSVERQSSNLIATA, encoded by the exons ATGGCGCCGGCTTCGTCGTTCCCGATCATCGACATGGGGCTGCTGGCCGGGGGCGGGGAGGAGCGGCCGGCGGCGATGGACCTGCTGCATGACGCATGCGAGAACTGGGGATTCTTCCAG GTTCTGGACCACGGCATCTCGACGGAGCTGATGGACGAGGTGGAGAGGATGACCAAGGGGCACTACAAGAGGGTGCGCGAGCAGAGGTTCCTCGAGTTCGCGAGCAAGACgctggaggacggcggcggcagggCGGCGGAGAACCTGGACTGGGAGAGCACCTTCTTCGTGCGCCACCTCCCGGAGCCCAACATCGCCGAGATACCCGACCTCGACGACGAGTACAGGCGGGTGATGAAGCGGTTCGCGTCGGAGCTGGAGACGCTGGCGGAGCGGCTGCTGGACCTGCTCTGCGAGAACCTCGGCCTCGAGAAAGGGTACCTCACGCGGGCGTTCCGTGGCTCCAAGGGCGTCCCCACCTTCGGCACCAAGGTCAGCAGCTACCCGCCGTGCCCGCGCCCGGACCTCGTCAAGGGCCTCCGCGCCCACACCGACGCCGGCGGCATCATCCTGCTCTTCCAGGACGACCGCGTCGGCGGGCTCCAGCTGCTCAAGGACGGCGAGTGGGTGGACGTGCCGCCCACGCGCCACTCCATCGTCGTCAACCTGGGCGACCAGCTGGAGGTGATCACCAACGGCAGGTACAAGAGCGTGCTCCACCGCGTGGTCGCGCAGACCGACGGCAACCGGATGTCCATCGCCTCCTTCTACAACCCGGCCAGCGACGCCGTCATCTTCCCGGCGCCGGCGCTGGCGGAGGCGGCTGGCGGGGCGTACCCCAAGTTCGTGTTCGAGGACTACATGAAGCTGTACGTGCGCCACAAGTTCGAGGACAAGGAGCCCAGGTTCGAGGCCTTCAAGTCCGTGGAGAGGCAGAGCTCCAACCTCATCGCCACCGCCTAA